A genomic window from Candidatus Methylacidiphilum fumarolicum includes:
- a CDS encoding RNA polymerase sigma factor, with translation MKKAIPEVLDQSPTDQELILRMKSGELDAFDILVERYQKRLYRVIYGVLLHHEDTNDVLMETFIKAYKNIGGFRIGASFYTWIYRIAINTAISFKRKSKFNPQPYPYFPDDEEGQMEKEFVDYRSAEQAVRQMEIKELNKVLNDALSKLSEKHRAVVVLFDLEELSHSEIAKIMGCSEGTIRSRLFYAHKQLQKLLKNDNSFIS, from the coding sequence ATGAAAAAAGCTATTCCAGAAGTACTCGATCAGTCTCCAACTGATCAGGAGCTCATTCTCCGAATGAAATCGGGTGAATTGGATGCTTTCGATATTTTAGTCGAACGCTATCAAAAAAGATTATATAGGGTCATTTATGGGGTGCTGCTGCACCATGAAGATACAAACGACGTTTTAATGGAAACTTTTATCAAAGCCTACAAAAACATTGGGGGATTTCGAATTGGAGCTTCTTTCTACACATGGATCTATCGTATCGCCATTAATACCGCTATAAGTTTTAAAAGAAAATCGAAATTCAACCCACAACCCTATCCTTATTTTCCAGACGATGAGGAGGGGCAAATGGAAAAGGAATTTGTCGATTACCGTTCGGCAGAGCAAGCGGTACGACAAATGGAAATTAAGGAACTGAACAAGGTTTTGAATGATGCCTTATCTAAGCTTTCCGAAAAGCATCGAGCCGTTGTTGTTCTTTTTGATTTAGAGGAGCTCAGCCATTCGGAAATAGCTAAAATTATGGGATGTTCGGAAGGAACAATTCGTTCTAGATTGTTCTATGCACATAAGCAACTGCAAAAGCTATTGAAAAATGACAACAGCTTCATAAGTTAA
- a CDS encoding S1C family serine protease, translated as MKRWLLFKDSIVEASSACLFFFFLVLGRLPLIGAESLFDTIGREVNKIFEENKNAVVRVRIEHRNGGESFCSGFFINSEGVLVTAPDSQLADSLFYVDYNAQWHLAKVIGIDERSGVAVLQVEEGPKPFPFLKLAYGQEIPTGTPVVGIGYPYNLPACPSFGLVVGKDCEYLNHFFPTTHYRINTKVNPGQIGGPLINSRGLVVGMITMSLKEEEWSYALPSKAIRKVVDDTTRYGKVRYGWVGVAVTKIGREEAAGKVVVARLFPNTPVSGSGLREGDIVVSINGKKITSLSDVMDASFFVSVGQKIPVKVLRDGKPIQFEFLVGERPIDAPSGSTILPNNPDELKKNWSQSLPVSSSPMTAPVEKTDNTH; from the coding sequence ATGAAGCGATGGTTGCTTTTTAAAGATTCTATTGTGGAGGCCTCATCGGCTTGCCTTTTTTTTTTCTTCCTCGTTTTAGGAAGATTGCCACTGATAGGAGCTGAAAGTCTTTTTGATACTATAGGAAGAGAAGTTAACAAGATTTTTGAAGAGAACAAAAACGCTGTCGTCCGTGTTAGAATAGAGCATAGAAATGGCGGGGAAAGTTTCTGTTCAGGTTTTTTTATAAATTCCGAAGGAGTATTGGTTACAGCACCCGATAGCCAGTTAGCCGATTCGCTGTTTTATGTTGATTACAACGCTCAATGGCATTTAGCCAAGGTTATAGGCATTGATGAGCGAAGTGGAGTAGCTGTTCTTCAAGTTGAAGAGGGTCCCAAACCCTTTCCTTTTCTAAAGCTTGCTTACGGTCAAGAGATCCCTACCGGGACACCTGTTGTAGGCATAGGCTATCCGTATAATCTTCCCGCTTGCCCTTCCTTTGGATTGGTTGTAGGAAAAGATTGCGAATATTTAAACCATTTTTTCCCCACGACCCATTATAGGATTAATACAAAGGTGAATCCCGGCCAGATTGGTGGGCCATTAATTAATTCGAGGGGATTAGTTGTTGGAATGATAACGATGAGTCTAAAAGAAGAAGAATGGAGTTATGCTTTACCAAGCAAAGCAATAAGAAAAGTCGTTGACGATACCACTCGCTATGGGAAGGTACGTTATGGGTGGGTTGGAGTGGCTGTTACCAAAATAGGAAGAGAGGAGGCTGCTGGGAAAGTGGTTGTTGCCCGTCTATTTCCTAATACACCTGTATCTGGTAGTGGGTTAAGGGAAGGGGATATTGTTGTCTCGATCAATGGGAAAAAGATTACTAGCTTGTCAGATGTAATGGATGCATCGTTCTTTGTTTCTGTGGGACAAAAAATACCCGTAAAGGTATTAAGAGATGGTAAGCCAATACAGTTCGAGTTTTTAGTTGGAGAAAGGCCGATTGACGCCCCTTCAGGTTCTACGATTTTACCAAACAATCCTGACGAACTTAAAAAGAATTGGTCACAAAGCCTACCCGTAAGCTCTTCTCCAATGACTGCACCTGTGGAAAAAACAGATAATACACATTAA
- a CDS encoding OmpA/MotB family protein, with protein sequence MDQKPAVVPVKVQKKKQSVLPAGGFGAVFFWVSLSVFLAATAVYFYSQYISLEKTIRVLKEEDELLKQENQKQRAVVDQLQAELSQTGSLLKSQEELLEKTTQSLKAVESKKMEEANGSTKENSSLTKELENKLKAALSEEIQKGESTVMLQKNGVVVRFAKSALFAYGGIKLSTQGKVLLSKFLSVTKPFLVKTQESKIEVCSFTDNDPPAQEVQDIYPTNWEISAIRSAAVIRALIQIGQLPEGMFSLAAGGETNPIADNGLLEGKEKNRRVEITVYPASPNADFRATVNPSLINLEKTKQLQPHD encoded by the coding sequence ATGGATCAAAAACCGGCCGTAGTACCTGTCAAAGTGCAAAAGAAAAAACAGTCGGTTTTGCCGGCAGGAGGGTTTGGAGCTGTTTTTTTTTGGGTTTCATTAAGTGTTTTTTTAGCTGCTACGGCGGTATACTTTTATAGCCAATACATTTCACTGGAAAAGACCATTCGAGTACTAAAAGAGGAGGATGAACTTCTCAAACAAGAAAACCAAAAGCAACGGGCGGTTGTTGATCAACTCCAAGCCGAATTGTCCCAGACAGGAAGCCTATTGAAAAGCCAAGAAGAGCTTCTTGAGAAAACCACTCAATCACTCAAAGCAGTCGAATCCAAAAAAATGGAGGAAGCAAATGGTTCGACTAAAGAAAATTCTTCTTTAACCAAAGAACTTGAAAATAAGTTAAAAGCGGCGCTTTCTGAAGAAATACAAAAAGGGGAATCAACAGTGATGCTGCAAAAAAATGGAGTGGTTGTCCGATTCGCTAAGAGTGCCTTATTTGCTTATGGAGGCATAAAGTTAAGTACACAAGGAAAAGTGCTTTTGTCAAAATTCCTCTCTGTAACAAAGCCTTTTTTGGTTAAAACTCAGGAATCAAAAATAGAAGTTTGTTCTTTTACGGATAATGATCCGCCTGCTCAGGAAGTACAAGATATCTATCCTACTAATTGGGAAATTTCAGCCATTCGTTCAGCTGCTGTTATCAGGGCATTAATCCAGATTGGGCAACTGCCTGAAGGTATGTTTTCTCTTGCTGCTGGAGGAGAAACCAATCCAATAGCTGATAACGGTTTGTTAGAGGGAAAGGAAAAAAATAGAAGGGTTGAAATTACTGTCTATCCAGCATCCCCTAATGCGGATTTTCGCGCTACTGTAAATCCTTCCTTGATTAATTTAGAAAAAACTAAGCAGTTGCAGCCTCACGATTAG